One genomic segment of Chelonia mydas isolate rCheMyd1 chromosome 1, rCheMyd1.pri.v2, whole genome shotgun sequence includes these proteins:
- the MBLAC1 gene encoding LOW QUALITY PROTEIN: metallo-beta-lactamase domain-containing protein 1 (The sequence of the model RefSeq protein was modified relative to this genomic sequence to represent the inferred CDS: deleted 1 base in 1 codon): MTPPLRTVPLGLSLIPSTPYSVLVLQEGYSRALPANTTWADGTVTRLRGPRFTLVGSGGPWGRQWLLGLLAAHGMAQGDVSHVVCTHGHSDHADNLNLFPGATLLVGFHLSRGEGLYLPHNLGGGAPYPINQGHMEVLPTPGHMAAHTSVLVRATALGTVLVAGDLFEQEQDEAAWQALSEDPAQQEWSHRRALALADVVIPGHGPPFRVLRAEGSPGRGQTGG; this comes from the exons atgACCCCTCCGTTGCGCACGGTGCCCCTGGGGCTCTCCCTGATCCCCAGCACCCCCTATTCGGTCCTGGTGCTACAGGAGGGGTACAGCCGGGCGCTCCCAGCCAACACCACATGGGCCGATGGCACCGTCACGCGGCTGCGGGGCCCCCGGTTCACCCTGGTGGGCTcgggggggccttgggggaggcagtggctgctggggctgctggcgGCCCACGGGATGGCCCAGGGGGACGTGTCCCACGTGGTCTGCACCCACGGCCACTCCGACCACGCCGACAACCTCAACCTCTTCCCCGGGGCCACGCTGCTGGTGGGTTTCCACctcagccggggggaggggctctaCCTGCCCCATAACCTG GGGGGCGGCGCCCCCTACCCCATCAATCAAGGCCACATGGAGGTGCTGCCCACACCCGGGCACATGGCCGCCCACACCAGCGTGCTGGTGCGGGCCACGGCTCTGGGCACGGTGCTGGTGGCCGGGGACCTGTTCGAGCAGGAGCAGGACGAGGCCGCCTGGCAGGCACTGAGTGAGGACCCCGCCCAGCAGGAGTGGAGCCACCGGCGGGCGCTGGCCCTGGCCGACGTGGTGATCCCCGGCCACGGGCCGCCCTTCCGGGTGCTGCGGGCGGAGGGCAGCCCCGGGAGGGGGCAGACGGGGGGGTGA